In the Sandaracinus amylolyticus genome, CGCTCAGATCGACGAGCAGCACCACGTGCAGCTCGCGCTCCTCGGTCAGCTCCTTCACGTGCGGGCGCCCGGCGCGCGCCGTCACGTTCCAGTCGATCACGCGGACGTCGTCGCCGGGCACGTACTCGCGCACCCGGTCGAAGTCGATGCCGCGACCGCGGAACACGGAGCGGTACTGCCCCGCGAGCATCTCGGTCACCGGGCGCGCGGTGCGCAGCTCGATCCGCCGCACCTTGCGCACGATCTCCGTCACGTCGCGCATCACGGCACCGGCACGGCGGTGAGCACGTCGGCGATGATGCGATCCGCGCCGATCCCCTCGGCCTCGGCCTCGTAGGTCGTCGCGACGCGGTGGCGCAGCACGTCGAACGCGAGCGCCTTCACGTCCTGCGGCGTCACGTACGCGCGGCCGTGGAGGAACGCCCAGGCGCGCGCCGCGAGCGTCAGCGCGATCGTCGCGCGCGGCGACGCACCGAAGCGGATGCACGGGTCGAGCGCGAGCCCCACGTCGCTCGGCCTGCGCGTCGCGTGCACCAGCTGGACGACGTAGTCCTTGATGCGATCGTCGACCCGGATCGCGTTCACGATCTCGCGCGCCGACGCGATCTGGTGCAGCGCGACGACCGGCTCGACGTCGAGCCGAGGCGCGCTCGTCGCCATCGCGTCGAGGATCGCGCGCTCCTCCGACTTGCTCGGATAGCCGACGACGACCTTCATCATGAAGCGGTCGAGCTGGGCCTCGGGCAGCGCGTACGTGCCCTCCTGCTCCACCGGGTTCTGCGTCGCCATCACGAGGAACGGGCTCGGCAGCGCGTAGCTGTGATCGCCGATCGTGACCTGGCGCTCCTGCATCGCCTCGAGCAGCGCGCTCTGCACCTTCGCGGGCGCGCGGTTGATCTCGTCGGCGAGCACGAAGTTCGCGAACACCGGCCCGTGCTTCGTCACGAACGCGCCGTCCGCCGGGTGGTAGACGAGCGTCCCGACGATGTCGGCAGGCAGCATGTCGGGCGTGAACTGGATGCGCGCGAAGTCCGCCTCGACGGCCTGCGCGAGCACCTTCAGCGAGAGCGTCTTCGCGAGACCGGGCAGCCCCTCGACGAGCACGTGCCCGTTCGTCAGCAGCGCGAGCAGCAGCCGATCGACGAGCCCCTTCTGACCGACCACCACGCGCGCGAGCTGCGCGCGCAGATCACCGACCCACGCCGAGTTGTCGCGCACCGCCTGCTGCAGCAGCGCGACGTGCGGGCTCTCCGCACCACGCGGCGCGCGCGTCGTCCTCTCCTCGAGCATCTCTCGTCCTCCTCGCGCGGCATGCAGCGCCACGACGAGGAGGACTCTGGGAGACGGACCTGATCGGACCTTGGCCGCTCCATGACAAAACGATCATGTTCAGCCGCGCGTCGTCACCCCCGCCGCTTCGCGCGCGACCGTCGCGAGCGCGGCCCAGTCCTGCTGCCCGCGTCCCTTCGCGATCCCCTCGAGGATGTGATCGCGCAGCAGGCTGGCGATCGGCAGCGGCGCGCGCAGCTGCGTGCTCGCCGCGAGCGCGAGCGAGACGTCCTTCAGGCCGAGCTCGAGCCGGAACCCCGCGGGCTCGAGCTCGCCGCGCGCGATGCGCTCGCCGTAGCCGCGCAGGATCGGCGACGCGACCACCGTCTTGCCGAGCACCTCGACGAGCCGCTCCGGCGGGATGCCCGCCTTCTCGCCGAGCGCGGTCGCCTCGCCGACGAGCTCGATGGTGCTCGCGATCGCGAAGTTCGCGATGATCTTCGTGAGGTGCGCGTGCGCCGCGGTGCCGGTGTCGAGCGTGCTTCCGCCGATCGCATCGAAGATCGGCCGCGCGCGCGCCACCACCGCGGGCTCGCCGCCGACGAGGACGGTGAGCGCGCCGCGCTCCGCGGCATCGGGACGCCCGAGCACCGGCGCCGCGACGTAGTGCGTCCCGCGTCGCGCGTGCGCGTCGCTCAGCTCCTGCGCGAGCGTCCACGAGATCGTGCTCGTGCCGACGTGGACCGCGTCCGGCGTCATCGCGTCGAGGAAGCCCTCGCGCCCGAGCGTCGCGTCGCGCACCGCGGTGTCGTCGGCCAGCGACGTGATGACGAGCGCCACGTCGCGGACCGCCTCGCGCGGCGTCGCGCACAGCTCGAGACCGTCCGACGGCGCCACGCGTCCCGGCGTGCGGTTCCACGCCCGAACCCCCAGACCCGCACGCTGCAGGCTCGCCACCATCCCGCGCCCCATGTGACCCAGGCCCAGGAACGCCACCGTCGGTCTCGCAGTCATGAGCACGCCGATAGGCTCGCCCCGCTCTGCCTCAAATCGCGCGAGGTGGACGACCGAGGGCGCGCCTACGTGAGGAGAGCGGATGACCGAGACGTCGGCGCTGAGAGCGTTGGTGGCGCTGCTCGCCGTGCTCGTCGTCGTGGGCGTGGTCGCGCGGCGGCTGCGCGTCGCGCCATCGATCCTCACCGTCGTCGCGGGCGGCGGGCTCGCGCTCGTCCCCGGCGTCCCGCGCTTCGAGCTGGTGCCCGAGCTCGTGCTGCTGATCGTGCTGCCGCCGATCATCTACGACGCCGGCGTCAACATGAGCTGGCGCGAGTTCCGCGCGAACATCCGCTCGATCGGCTTGCTCGCCGTCGGCTGCGTCGTGTTCACGATGTGCACCGTCGCCGCGGTCGCGCACTTCTTCCTCGGCCTCGACTGGGCGCTCGCCTTCGTGCTCGGCGCGATCGTCGCGCCGCCCGACACCCTCGCGCCGATCGCGATCGCACGACACCTCGGCATCCCGCGCGACGTGCTGGTGATCCTCGAAGGCGAGGGCCTCGCCAACGACGGCACCGCGCTCGTGCTCTATCGCTTCGCGGTCGCCGCGGTCGCGGCCGGAGCGTTCTCGGTCGGCGAGGTGCTCGCGACGTTCTCGCTCATCGTCACCTGCGAGCCGCTCTGGGGCATCGCGGTCGGCTGGGCCGGGCTCCGCCTGCGCCGCTGGCTCGCCGATCCCCACCTCGAGATCGTGATCTCGATGCTCATGCCCTACGCCGCGTTCTGGGTCCCCGAGGAGCTCGGCGGCTCGGGCGTCATCGCGACGATCACCGCGGGCCTCTACGTCAGCTGGAACGGTCCGATCCTCATCTCCGCGGCGACACGGGTGCAGGGCATCTTCTTCTGGGACCTCGGCATGTACGTCATCGAGGGCCTCGTGCTGCTCTACACCGGGCTGCAGGTCCGCACGATCGTCGACGGGCTCGAGACGGCCGACGTCGCGCAGCTGCTGAGCGCGACCCTGATCGTCACCGCGATCCTCGTGCTCAGCCGCTTCGCGTACGTCTTCCCCACCGCGTACGTCTCGGTGTGGGTCGAGCGCGCGATGGGGCACGCGATCGCGTGGCCTCCGTGGCGCGGCGTGCTGCTCGTCGCGTTCGTCGGCGTGCGCGGCATCGTCTCGCTCAGCGCCGCGCTCGCGCTTCCCTTCACGACCCACGCGGGCGCGGAGTTCCCGGGGCGCGAGCTGATCCTCGTCGTGACGTTCGGCGTCATCATCATCACGCTCGTCGGCCAGGGGCTCCTCGTGCCGGCGCTCACCGTCCGACTCGGGCTCGCGGATCGCGCGAAGCAGGAGCGAGAGGTCGAGCAGGAGCAGGAGCTCGCTGCGCGCCAGTCCGCGCTCGACGCGGCGCGACGCAAGCTCGAGACGATCGCGGGCGAGCGCCACATCGAGGCTGACGCGCTCGAGTTCGTCCGCGGCCGCCACGATCAGCGCGCGCGCCTCATCCCCAGCGATCTCGGCGAGGGCCTGAACGTGAAGCGCCTCGGCGCCGCGCTGCGCATCGAAGCGATCGAGGAAGAGCGAAGGGCGATCCGCGAGCTGCTGCGCGAAGGCAAGCTCACCGACGACGCGCGCCGCCGCCTCGAGCGCGAGCTCGACCTCGAAGAGCAGGTGCTCTCCGCGCGGCGAGGGCACTGACGCCGTCGCGATCCCGAGCCGTCGCGGCGATCACCTCGTGCGGCGAGGACGCTTCGCCGCGAGGTACGCCCGACCGCGCGGCGAGATCTCGTAGCCGACCTCGAAGCTCTGGGTGAGCCCGAGCTTCTTCAGCTTCCGCACGTCCACCTTGAACGGTAGCGTCTCGCGCCCGAGCTTCTTCGCGAGCTGCGACGCCGCGACGCGCGGGTTCTTCTCGATCAGCGCCAGCGTGCGCGCCGTCCACGCCCCGCCCTCGTCCATCCGCGCGAGCTTCGCGCGGATGGTCGCGATCTCCTCGGGCGTCGGCTCGGCCTCGAGCGCGAGCGTCACGCGATCTCCGTCGCCCCCGTGGTGGAGCTCGATCCGATAGAGCTCGCTCCTCTCGTCGAGCGCCGCGTCGCGCGCCGTGCGCACGTAGTCGACGAGCGCGTCGCGCGAGTCGAACCCGGCACGCGCCGCGTCGTCCTCGGTGATCTCCGAGACCCGCACCCGCTCGATGCGATCGACCTCGAGCACGCCGATCGGATGACAGCGATAGCGCCCACCGACCTTCACGTGCGGCTTGTCCCACCGGCGGAACGTCAGCGTGATCGCGCCACTCGTGAGTCCCTCGTGGAAGCGCTTCTGGAACAGCAGCATGCGCGCGGCAGCGTACCGCCGCGCGCATGCCGGCACGACCCACGGACTCTCGAACATCGGCTCGCCCGCCGGTCCCTACCGTCCGCGCGCTTCGCGCGCTTCGCGCGCTACCCGTCCGCGCGCTTCGCGCGCTCCCGTCCGGACCGGCGGGACGAGCACTCCAGCAGAGACTCTCGAACATCGGCTCGCCCGCCGGTCCCTACCGTCCGCGCGCGTCGCGCGCTCCCGTCCGGGACCGGCGGGACGAGCACTCCGGCAAAGACTCACTCGAGCTCGCAGTCGCTCGTGCTGCTCGATCCCGGGTACGCGAGGGTCGCGGGATCGGTGCGACCGAACGTCATGTACCAGGCCGACTCGATCCGACCGCCCGCCGGCACGAACACCTCGAACTCGCCGCTCGTGACGTCGTAGCGCCGCACCTGACCGCTGAACGCGAAGCCGCTCATCCCGACGAAGAGGCAGCCCTCGGGCCCGAAGATCAGCGCCTGCGCCGAGGCGCGAAGCTGACGCGGCGCCCACAGCGGGATCGTGTCGACCAGCGTTCCGTCGATCTCGTAGACGACGATCCGATCGACGTCGTCCAGGTTCGCGCGATCGGGAAAGCTGGTGACGTAGAGCCGACCATCGGGCCCGAACACGAGCCCTTCGGGGCGATGGAGATCACAGGTCGCGTCGGCGCAGTCGACGACCACCGCCTCGAAGCCCGACTCGGGATCGAAGCGCAGCACCTGACCTCGGATGCCGGCGCCGGTGAGATCGGGGCTGTTCGAGACGTAGAGCTCGCCGTCGGGACCGAAGACGACGCCGCGCGGACGAAGCTCCGCGGTGAGCCCCGCGGTCGAGAGGTCTCCGAGGTGCTCGCCGGTCGTGCTGTCGAACGTCGCGACGCGACCGCTGGGCCCACCGACGTCCGCCACGTACAGCACGCCGTCGGGCCCCACCACGATCCCGCGGGGCGCGAAGGGCCCGCCTTCGTCGCGTCGTGTCACGAGCTCGTCGACGAAGTCGCCGTCGCGCCCGTCGTACTCGTTGATCTCGCCCGCGTACGGCCGGTCCGTGTGCTGGTTCGCGACCAGCAGATCTCCGCGCACCGCCGGGCTCGGCCGCGCGAACACGAGCCCCATCGGTCCGTGGAGACCGCCGCTGTTCCGCTTCACGAAGAGCCCGAGGTACTCGCCGGTCTCGGCGTCCACGTAGGGAACGCTATTGGTCGCCGGGTCTCCCACGTAGAGCGCGTCGCCTCGGACGAGCGCTGCAGCGTGCGAGCTCGAGTCGTTCGTCGCGCACGCGCCGAGCGCGAGCGAAGACGGAAGTACGCAGAGCGCTGCCGCGAAGGCAGCACGATGTCGGGTCGCCATCGACGTGAACCTCCTGTGCGACGGAGCCGCCGAGCGGCTCGTCCGTGCCGAGAAGCGATGGAGTCGTGGACCGCCGCGCGCGCGGACGGCGACGCCGGCGGATACCGGCGCACCTCGCGAGGAGCGTGGACACGCCCACGGGCGCCGCGAGTCCGCGCGCGACGTAGACACCCGCGCCTGCTTCGTCTCGCGAACGCCCTGCGGGGTGAACGCGTCGCGCGGTGACGGATCGCGATCGTCCTCGCCAATCGTCGATTCTCCTCATCAGGAAGCACAGGAATGATCACAGGCCGCGTCCTCTCGTTCGTGTCGATCTCGATCCTCGCGCTCGGCGCGATCATCGCGGGCTGCAAGCCCGCCACCAGCGGCGACGGCCGCGACGACGCCGGCAGCGACGGCTGCGCGTCGAGCGCCGAGTGCGACGACGACAACGAGTGCACGCGCGACGTGTGCCTCGACGGCGTCTGCGAGAACACCGCGCGCGAGGCCTCGTGCGACGACGGCATCGTCTGCAACGGCACCGACGAGTGTGAAGGCGGCGAGTGTGTGCACTCCGGCGATCCCTGCGAGGCGCCGACGACGTGCGACGAGCAGCGCGACCTCTGCGTCGGCTGCGAGAGCGACGACGACTGTCCCGCGGCGACCGAGGGCGACTGGAGCGACTGCGAGTTCGCCGAGACCTGCGACGTCGCGGGCACGCGCGAGCGCCACTCGCGTCGATTCGCGTGCACCGAGGGCGCGTGCGTCCCCGACGAGCGCATCGAGAGCGAGGAATGCACCCGCGACACCGAAGGCACCGCGTGCGCGCCCGCAGGGTGCGGCGAGTGGTCGGAGTGCGGCGGCTTCGCCGACGCGTGCGACGGAAGCGGCGAGCAGACCCGCACGTGCACCGAGAGCGTCTGCGCGGGCGGCACCTGCTCGGTCACCGAGCGCACCGAGACCCAGGCGTGCGTGCGCGACACCGAGGGCGATGCCTGTGCCGATCCCGAGTGCGACGGCTTCACCGAGTGCGCGTACGACCACGCGTGCGACGACCTCGGCACTCGCTCGCGCACCTGCCGCCCCCGCGTCTGCGCCGCGGGCGCGTGCGTGCTCGGCACCGCGTACGCCGACGCCCAGACCTGCAACCGCGTGACCGAGGGCACCCAGTGCGCGCCCGACAACTGCGGCGCGTACGGCGAGTGCGACTACAGCGACGACTGCGACGACGACGCGAGCCGCGAGCGGAGCTGCCAGTCGACGCACTGCCAGGCGGGCGCGTGCGTCCAGGTCCGCACCCGCGTCGACGTCGAGGCGTGCTCGCGCGATCAGAACGGCCGCGCCTGCGACGACGGCGATCCGTGCACGATCATCGATCGTTGCCGCAACGGCTGGTGCGAGGGACAGGACTGCTCGAGCTGCTGCGGCGGCGATCCGTTCTGAGGATCGCCTCGCCGTGTTGTAGAAACCGGCGATGGCGATCGAGACGACATCGTTCGAGTCCCGCGGCGAGCGCTGCGCGGCGACCTGGTACTTGCCCGACGCAGTCGGGGAGCGCTGGCCGTGCGTGGTGCTCGCCAACGGCTTCTCGGGCACGCGGGACTGGATCCTCCCGGACTTCTGCCGGCGCTTCGCCGCGGCCGGCATCGCGGCGCTGGCGTTCGACTATCGCCATCTCGGCGAGAGCGGGGGAGCGCCGCGGCAGATCGTCGACGTGGGCGAGCAGCGCGCCGATCTCCTTGCAGCGCTCGCCCACGCGCGGCGCGACCCGCGCATCGATCCGCGTCGAGTCGCGCTGTGGGGGACCTCGCTCGGCGGGAGCCATGCGCTCACCGTCGCGGCCGACGACCCGGACCTCGCTGCGCTGATCCTGAACATGCCCGCGATCGACGCGCTGTCCGGCGCGAACGTCGAGGAGAAGCGGAAGCGCGCCGGGGTCAGCCGTGCTCGCACCGTCGCGATCACGCTCCGACTCGTCGGCGCAGCGCTGCGCGACCTCTCACGTGCCGCGCGCCGCGCGGACCCGCTCTACCTCGGAGTCTACGGCGAGCCCGGCGAGGCGTTCTTCACGGATCCCGAGCTCGCGCCACGCTTCCGTCGTGTCGCCGAGGGCAGTCCGACCTGGCAGAACCGCGTCGCCGCGCGCTTCTTGCTCGGCGCGCCGCGCTACCGCAGCGGCACGTTCGAGCGCGTGAAGGCGCCCATCCTGATCTGCTTGGCCGAGCACGACCTCGAGGTCTCCGCGGACTTCATCCGTGCGAAGGCGAAGGGCGCGGCGCGCGTCGACATCCGCACGTACCCCGTCGGCCACTTCGACCTCTATCACGGCGACGCGTTCGAGCAGGTGGCCGCCGACCAGGTGGCGTTCCTGCGCGCGCACCTCGGCCCGCGCTGATCGAATCACCGCCGGAACGCGAGTCGCTCGCGTGCACGGCTCGCGACGAGCTCGTCGGCGTCGCCGGTGAGTCGCTCGAGCACGGCGAGCGGCGCCTTCGCGTTGTGCACGATGGCCACTTCGCGCCCTGGCAGGAGCACGTCGTGCGCTGTTCCAGCGCTCTCGCGTTTTCCGCAGCGTCCGCGTGCAGCACCGCCGGACGGCGCGCTCGACACGCGAGATCGCTCGACGTGTACCCTGCGCGCACCGTGAATCGAGAACTCCAGGCGCTCCTGCTCCTCTCGGTCGCGAGCCTCACGACGGCGTGCGGGCGCGACTCGGATCCTTCGTCCGACTCGGCATCGCCGCTCTCCGTCTACGGCCCACACGAGGAAGCGGTGCTCGGCGCGCCCGTCTCGATCGAGCCAGTGCGCGGCGGCCTCCGCCTTGCGGCGCGCGACGCCAGACCGAGTCGGCCCTCGGTGACGCTGGACGATGCCGGACGATGCGAGATTCGCTTCGCCGACGGAACGGTGCTTCGGGTCCGCGAGCGTGGTGCGCTCGGTGCGCCGTCCCCGCTTCGCGGGACCATCGGATGGCGGCGCGAGGATGGTCGTGCGTACTGGAGCGCGGCGGGGGGTGCCGTCGAGGAGTGGATCGACGTGGACGCCGGTCTCGCGCACGGCGACGCGCCCGTCGTGACCTGGGAGATCGAGAACGGCTCGGTGCGCGCGGGGGAGTGGGGCATCGACGTCCTCGACGCAGCGGGAGTCGCGCGAGCTCGTGTCACCGCGCCCAGTGCGTGGGCTGCGGACGGCGAGGCCGTTCCCGTGCGGCTGGCAGTCGAAGACGGACTGCTCGCGCTCTACGCAGATGCCGATGGGCGGCGCGTGCTGGTGGATCCGGTCTGGACGCCGACTGGCGTGATGCCCGACGTCTGGACCGCCGGCGAGACCGCGGATCCGATCGCAGTGCTTCCGGACGCCGTCTTCGTGGTCGGCGCGAGACACGCCGGCGGCTTCGAGCAGAAACGCGCCGTACGGTACGACATCGGGACGAGCCTCTGGTCGCCCGCGCCCTCGCTCATCGTGGAGCGCAGCGGCCACACCATCTCCGTTCTTCCCGACGGTCGCCTGCTGGCGGTAGGCAGCTTGCTCACCGGTCGCGTCGAGCGATTCGACCCCGCCGCGATGGAGTGGACCGAGGTCGCTCCCACGAGAGCCGGTCGACGATGGCAACACACCGCGACGGAGCTCACGGACGGCACCGTTCTCGTGAGCGGCGGATGGAGCGGAACGATGCCCGTGACCGCCGCCGAGCGATACGAACCGACCACCGACACCTGGAGATCGGCCGGTACGTTGAACCACGGGCGGTTCTGGCATACCGCCACGCGACTGCTCGACGGGCGGGTGCTCGTTGCGGGCGGATCGCAGCAGGACGGACTGACTGCGACCGCCGAGATCTTCGATCCCGGGACGAATACCTGGGCCGTCGTGGCGAGTCTGTCGCTTGCACGGTGCCGCCACCGTGCAGCGCTGCTTCCGGACGGCCGGGTGCTCGTCGTCGGAGGTCTCAGCACCCTCGGGCGCACCACCAGCGCCGAGATCTACGACGTGACTTCGAACCGCTGGACGCCGACCGGCGGCCTCGCCGCGCCGCGCGACTACCACACGGCCACATCGCTGCCCGACGGGACCGTGCTCGTCGCCGGAGGAGTCGGTCTCTCGGAAGTCGGAATGGCGTCGACCGAGATCTACGTGCCCGCAACCGGTTCGTTCCGGGCGGGGCCCTCGATGACTCAGGGCCGTTCCGATCATGCCGCCGCGCTCCTTCCAGGCGGACGCGTGATCGTCGTCGGGGGCCGAGGTGATCGAGTGAGCCTCTCGTCGTCGGAGATCCTCGTCGAGGACGCGTGTGGCAACGGGACGCTCGACTCCGGCGAGGGATGCGACGACGGCAATCGGCAGAACGGCGACTGCTGCTCTGCGCTCTGCCGAATCGAGGTCGCGGGCACGCTCTGCCGGCCGGGCGCGGCGTGCGACGCCGCCGAGGTGTGCGACGGCGTGACCGCTGCGTGCCCGCCCGACGTCCTCGCGCCGGCAGGCATCGAGTGCCGCCCTGCTGTCGGGCTCTGTGACGCGGCGGAGGAGTGCACCGGAACGAGCGCGGACTGTCCCGAAGACGGCTTCGCTCCGTCCGGCGTCGAGTGCCGCGCTGCGGCGGACATCTGTGACGTCACGGAGCACTGCACCGGGACCTCCGCGGCGTGTCCGCGGGACGCGTTCGTCTCGACGGGCACGGAATGCCGTGCGGCGACGGGCGTGTGCGATGTCGCGGAGCGCTGCTCCGGCGCCAGCGCCGCATGTCCGGCGGACGTTCTCGCTCCGAACGGTACGGAGTGTCGTGCCGCGGCGGGCCCGTGCGACGTCGCGGAGACGTGCTCCGGCAGCAGCGCTTCGTGCGGTGATGACGCGTTCGCCGGCGCGGCCATCGTGTGTCGCGCGCAGCGCGGGGACTGCGATATCGCCGAACGCTGCGCCGGAATCGGCGCCGCGTGTCCCGACGACGTTCTGGTCCCGGCGGCCACCGAGTGTCGCGCCGCCGGAGACACGTGCGATGTCGCGGAGCTCTGCAGTGGGCTCGATCCCTTCTGCCCGGTGAACGCGTTCGCCGCGGCCGGTGCGGAGTGCAGATCAGCCGCGAACGAGTGCGATTCGCCGGAGCTCTGCACGGGCACTTCCGCCGTCTGCCCGCTCGACTCGGCTCGCGCCGAAGGGTCGGTGTGTGGTCCGAACGCAACGGAGGCATGCGACGTCCCGGACGCGTGCGTCGGCGTGGTCGGAGCGAGCGCCCGATGCGTAGCGCGCGTCGCGACCAGCGGCACACCGTGCGGGACCGCGCGCTGCGCGTCGGGTGTGGAGAGCGAATCCCGCTGCGACGGAGCGTCGCTCGCCTGCCCGCCGGCGGCCGAGCGAGCCTGCGAGCCTTTCGCATGCGGCGAGTCGAGGTGCCTCGTCCGCTGCTCGACCGACGAGCACTGCGCGGCCGGGTACGAGTGCGACGGCGAGGGCTGCGTTCCCGAAGCTCCCGACTCGGGCATGCAGGTGCTCGACGCCGCGCTCGTCGCCGACGCGGGGGTGCCCGTCGATGCTTCGGACGACGAGCTCGACGCGGGCTTCGATGCGGCAAGCATAAACACCGACGCATCGCTCGACCCCCCTGCGCCCACTTCGAGCTGTGGCTGTCGAGCGACGGGCTCGCGCTCGCGCTCGGCGCCCGTCGCGCTTCTCTTCGGAGCGCTCACGCTCCTGGCGCGTCGCCGGCGGCGCTCGGCCGACGCGCCCGTCACACGGTCTCCGTCGTCAGCACCCGGGTCGTGATCCTCGCGCCGCGCGACAGCACGCGCGTCACCGGGGTGTCCTCGCATGCGCGCTCGAGCTCGGCGCGCTGCGCGTCGTCGAGCGCCGCGTCGACGTGCACCAGCCGTCCGATGCCCGTCCTGCCGTCGCGCTCGACGTGCGAGATCTCGATCGCGACGTCGCCGAGGTCCCACGCGCGTCGCCGCGCGAGCGCCTCGATCGCGCGCCCCGTGCACGCGCCGAGCGCGGCGAGCAGCAGCTCGCGCGGGCGCGCCTCGCCCTCGCTCCACGTCTCGTCGCGGAACAGGTGCGTTCGTACGAAGGTCCGCAGCGTCATTGCAGCACCGTCGCCGCGAGGCCGCGCGCTTCCTGTCGTCGGCGGCGCCGCGCGATCCGCAGCGCGCGCGGCAGATCGTGATCGCACGCCGGCCGCGTGGTGATCGCATCGGCGAGCGCGATCTCGGGCGCGCTCACGCTCGAGGGATCGTCGGCGAGCAGCACGAGCCCCGGCCGTCGCCGCGCGCCCGCGGCCCGCATCTGCGCGAGCAGCTCGAGCACGTCGAGCTCCCGCATGTCTCGCTGCGCGACCAGCACGTCGGCGGCGAGCCTCGGCAGCATGCGCAGCGCCTCGAGCGGCGACGCGAACGTCAGCACCCGAGCGCCCAGCTTGCTCACCAACATCTCCACCCGCCGCGCGCTCCACGCGTCCTCGTCGACCACCGCGACGAGCTCGCGCACCGGCGCACGGAGCACACTTAGGCCGAAGGCCTCCGGCTTCGTCTCGGACCACACGTTCATTTCGACTCCTCCTCTCGTCGTCGAGGAGGACATCTGGTGACGGCCAGCGGGATCGCCCAACAGATAATCTGCGGCGCGCCCTTCGCTTTTCTCCATGGGCCAGGGCCATCGAGTTTCTCGATGGGATCCGCTCGGTCTTCGTATTGGCCGCCCGCGCCGAGTCTCCCCAGAGTGGATGTCGGGGGGAAAAGGAGGACTCATGGAGGTAGTGGTCCACGGACACGGCGTCGACGTCAGCGAGGCGCTGCGGATGCACTGTGAGCGGCGGATCGGCTTCGCGGTCCGCCGGTTCCAGGAGCGTGTCGATCGCGTCGACGTGCACCTCACGGATCTGAACGGCCCGAAGGGCGGCGAGGACCTCGAGTGCCGCGTGATCGCGCGCGCGCCCGGCGAGGAGCCGATCGTCGTGCGCGCCGTGACCTCGGACGCGTACGCGTCGGTCGATCGAGCCGGCGCCAAGATCTCGAGCGCG is a window encoding:
- a CDS encoding AAA family ATPase — protein: MLEERTTRAPRGAESPHVALLQQAVRDNSAWVGDLRAQLARVVVGQKGLVDRLLLALLTNGHVLVEGLPGLAKTLSLKVLAQAVEADFARIQFTPDMLPADIVGTLVYHPADGAFVTKHGPVFANFVLADEINRAPAKVQSALLEAMQERQVTIGDHSYALPSPFLVMATQNPVEQEGTYALPEAQLDRFMMKVVVGYPSKSEERAILDAMATSAPRLDVEPVVALHQIASAREIVNAIRVDDRIKDYVVQLVHATRRPSDVGLALDPCIRFGASPRATIALTLAARAWAFLHGRAYVTPQDVKALAFDVLRHRVATTYEAEAEGIGADRIIADVLTAVPVP
- a CDS encoding NAD(P)-dependent oxidoreductase, which produces MTARPTVAFLGLGHMGRGMVASLQRAGLGVRAWNRTPGRVAPSDGLELCATPREAVRDVALVITSLADDTAVRDATLGREGFLDAMTPDAVHVGTSTISWTLAQELSDAHARRGTHYVAAPVLGRPDAAERGALTVLVGGEPAVVARARPIFDAIGGSTLDTGTAAHAHLTKIIANFAIASTIELVGEATALGEKAGIPPERLVEVLGKTVVASPILRGYGERIARGELEPAGFRLELGLKDVSLALAASTQLRAPLPIASLLRDHILEGIAKGRGQQDWAALATVAREAAGVTTRG
- a CDS encoding Na+/H+ antiporter codes for the protein MTETSALRALVALLAVLVVVGVVARRLRVAPSILTVVAGGGLALVPGVPRFELVPELVLLIVLPPIIYDAGVNMSWREFRANIRSIGLLAVGCVVFTMCTVAAVAHFFLGLDWALAFVLGAIVAPPDTLAPIAIARHLGIPRDVLVILEGEGLANDGTALVLYRFAVAAVAAGAFSVGEVLATFSLIVTCEPLWGIAVGWAGLRLRRWLADPHLEIVISMLMPYAAFWVPEELGGSGVIATITAGLYVSWNGPILISAATRVQGIFFWDLGMYVIEGLVLLYTGLQVRTIVDGLETADVAQLLSATLIVTAILVLSRFAYVFPTAYVSVWVERAMGHAIAWPPWRGVLLVAFVGVRGIVSLSAALALPFTTHAGAEFPGRELILVVTFGVIIITLVGQGLLVPALTVRLGLADRAKQEREVEQEQELAARQSALDAARRKLETIAGERHIEADALEFVRGRHDQRARLIPSDLGEGLNVKRLGAALRIEAIEEERRAIRELLREGKLTDDARRRLERELDLEEQVLSARRGH
- a CDS encoding ASCH domain-containing protein, with the translated sequence MLLFQKRFHEGLTSGAITLTFRRWDKPHVKVGGRYRCHPIGVLEVDRIERVRVSEITEDDAARAGFDSRDALVDYVRTARDAALDERSELYRIELHHGGDGDRVTLALEAEPTPEEIATIRAKLARMDEGGAWTARTLALIEKNPRVAASQLAKKLGRETLPFKVDVRKLKKLGLTQSFEVGYEISPRGRAYLAAKRPRRTR
- a CDS encoding alpha/beta hydrolase — its product is MAIETTSFESRGERCAATWYLPDAVGERWPCVVLANGFSGTRDWILPDFCRRFAAAGIAALAFDYRHLGESGGAPRQIVDVGEQRADLLAALAHARRDPRIDPRRVALWGTSLGGSHALTVAADDPDLAALILNMPAIDALSGANVEEKRKRAGVSRARTVAITLRLVGAALRDLSRAARRADPLYLGVYGEPGEAFFTDPELAPRFRRVAEGSPTWQNRVAARFLLGAPRYRSGTFERVKAPILICLAEHDLEVSADFIRAKAKGAARVDIRTYPVGHFDLYHGDAFEQVAADQVAFLRAHLGPR
- a CDS encoding kelch repeat-containing protein, with the translated sequence MNRELQALLLLSVASLTTACGRDSDPSSDSASPLSVYGPHEEAVLGAPVSIEPVRGGLRLAARDARPSRPSVTLDDAGRCEIRFADGTVLRVRERGALGAPSPLRGTIGWRREDGRAYWSAAGGAVEEWIDVDAGLAHGDAPVVTWEIENGSVRAGEWGIDVLDAAGVARARVTAPSAWAADGEAVPVRLAVEDGLLALYADADGRRVLVDPVWTPTGVMPDVWTAGETADPIAVLPDAVFVVGARHAGGFEQKRAVRYDIGTSLWSPAPSLIVERSGHTISVLPDGRLLAVGSLLTGRVERFDPAAMEWTEVAPTRAGRRWQHTATELTDGTVLVSGGWSGTMPVTAAERYEPTTDTWRSAGTLNHGRFWHTATRLLDGRVLVAGGSQQDGLTATAEIFDPGTNTWAVVASLSLARCRHRAALLPDGRVLVVGGLSTLGRTTSAEIYDVTSNRWTPTGGLAAPRDYHTATSLPDGTVLVAGGVGLSEVGMASTEIYVPATGSFRAGPSMTQGRSDHAAALLPGGRVIVVGGRGDRVSLSSSEILVEDACGNGTLDSGEGCDDGNRQNGDCCSALCRIEVAGTLCRPGAACDAAEVCDGVTAACPPDVLAPAGIECRPAVGLCDAAEECTGTSADCPEDGFAPSGVECRAAADICDVTEHCTGTSAACPRDAFVSTGTECRAATGVCDVAERCSGASAACPADVLAPNGTECRAAAGPCDVAETCSGSSASCGDDAFAGAAIVCRAQRGDCDIAERCAGIGAACPDDVLVPAATECRAAGDTCDVAELCSGLDPFCPVNAFAAAGAECRSAANECDSPELCTGTSAVCPLDSARAEGSVCGPNATEACDVPDACVGVVGASARCVARVATSGTPCGTARCASGVESESRCDGASLACPPAAERACEPFACGESRCLVRCSTDEHCAAGYECDGEGCVPEAPDSGMQVLDAALVADAGVPVDASDDELDAGFDAASINTDASLDPPAPTSSCGCRATGSRSRSAPVALLFGALTLLARRRRRSADAPVTRSPSSAPGS